The following are from one region of the Armatimonadota bacterium genome:
- a CDS encoding ribbon-helix-helix protein, CopG family, whose protein sequence is MRRVQIQLDEATYEALRRRAFRRRQSLSAAVREILTRHLGANRPRRRRPTLADFPWVGAASVKDPYCVSEEHDRALAEIEW, encoded by the coding sequence ATGCGCCGGGTGCAGATTCAACTGGACGAGGCGACGTACGAGGCCCTCAGGCGCCGGGCCTTCCGCAGGCGCCAGTCCCTCTCGGCCGCCGTTCGCGAGATCCTGACCAGGCACCTGGGGGCGAACCGTCCGAGGCGGAGGCGGCCGACGCTTGCGGACTTCCCCTGGGTGGGGGCAGCATCGGTGAAAGACCCCTATTGCGTCTCCGAGGAACACGACCGCGCCCTGGCGGAGATCGAGTGGTGA
- a CDS encoding PIN domain-containing protein codes for MIFLDTSAIYALANAQDSNHVSAQRSLQALLEAGEELLTHNYVLLESVALLRSRLGWDVTQRFLAAPPAVRIRWVDGGLHASAVEQFLSRRGRYSLVDEISFLVMREVGVQFALSFDRDFQREGFLLYRTDGL; via the coding sequence GTGATCTTCCTCGATACGTCAGCCATCTACGCACTGGCCAATGCGCAGGACAGCAACCACGTCTCCGCCCAGCGGTCGTTGCAGGCTCTCCTGGAGGCGGGCGAGGAGCTGCTGACCCACAACTATGTCCTGCTGGAGAGCGTGGCTCTTCTCCGGTCGCGGCTGGGCTGGGATGTGACGCAGCGGTTCCTGGCCGCGCCACCCGCCGTACGCATCCGCTGGGTGGATGGAGGGTTGCATGCCTCCGCCGTGGAGCAGTTCCTCAGCCGGAGGGGCCGTTACAGCCTGGTTGACGAGATCAGCTTTCTGGTCATGCGCGAGGTAGGTGTGCAGTTCGCCCTCTCCTTCGACCGGGACTTCCAGCGGGAGGGCTTTCTCCTCTACCGGACCGACGGCCTGTGA